In Phragmites australis chromosome 16, lpPhrAust1.1, whole genome shotgun sequence, one DNA window encodes the following:
- the LOC133896113 gene encoding uncharacterized protein LOC133896113, whose amino-acid sequence MALNFLRPGAPGEQPVGVLFDAASVGDLRRVLNGLASQSYLQRCLCDGPCVAEDVEQRSYQLANFVVVTGILGVTLLVVHMEFSATLCSSAVLHPVLGWMVWITKGLDR is encoded by the coding sequence ATGGCGCTCAACTTCCTCCGCCCGGGCGCCCCCGGCGAGCAGCCGGTCGGCGTCCTCTTCGACGCTGCCTCTGTCGGCGATCTTCGTCGCGTCCTCAACGGCCTCGCCTCTCAGTCCTACCTGCAGCGCTGCCTCTGCGACGGCCCGTGCGTCGCCGAGGACGTGGAGCAGAGGTCCTACCAGCTTGCCAACTTCGTGGTCGTCACAGGCATTCTCGGCGTGACCCTCCTGGTCGTGCACATGGAGTTCTCGGCGACGTTGTGCAGCTCGGCTGTGTTGCATCCCGTGCTTGGATGGATGGTCTGGATCACCAAAGGTCTTGACCGGTAG